One Cupriavidus oxalaticus genomic region harbors:
- a CDS encoding PDR/VanB family oxidoreductase, with the protein MSAHQSLTLRVQAMRYEARGVVSIELQDPEGKALPEYSPGAHIDLHLGNGLVRSYSLCGAPEARNRYTVGVLLDRGSRGGSRYVHEQLRVGATLTVGAPRNNFELDESAAHTVLVAGGIGVTPIVCMARRLAELGKSFTLIYCARSRAEAAFAEPLSAYGDAVRFHFDDEAGAPPDLKAMLGGQDAQTHFYCCGPGPMLNAFEAACEAHAYPNVHIERFAADPSTEAVQEGEYVVQLSRTGSLVKVPSGKSLLDALLDSGVEVEYSCREGVCGSCETAVLEGCPDHRDSVLSNSERASNKTMMVCVSGCKGSKLVLDL; encoded by the coding sequence ATGAGTGCCCACCAGTCCCTGACCCTGCGCGTCCAGGCCATGCGTTATGAAGCGCGCGGCGTGGTCAGCATCGAACTGCAAGATCCCGAAGGCAAGGCCCTGCCCGAGTACAGCCCGGGCGCCCATATCGACCTGCACCTGGGCAACGGCCTGGTGCGCAGCTACTCGCTGTGCGGCGCGCCGGAAGCGCGCAACCGCTACACCGTGGGCGTGCTGCTGGACCGCGGCAGCCGCGGCGGCTCGCGCTACGTGCACGAGCAGCTGCGCGTGGGCGCCACGCTGACCGTGGGTGCGCCGCGCAACAACTTCGAGCTGGACGAGAGCGCCGCGCACACCGTGCTGGTCGCCGGCGGCATCGGCGTCACGCCGATCGTCTGCATGGCGCGCCGGCTGGCGGAGCTGGGCAAGTCGTTCACGCTGATCTACTGCGCGCGTTCGCGTGCCGAGGCGGCATTCGCCGAACCGCTGTCGGCCTACGGCGACGCGGTGCGCTTCCACTTCGACGACGAAGCGGGCGCGCCGCCGGACCTGAAGGCAATGCTGGGCGGACAGGACGCGCAGACGCACTTCTATTGCTGCGGCCCCGGCCCGATGCTGAATGCGTTCGAGGCCGCGTGCGAGGCGCACGCCTACCCCAACGTCCATATCGAGCGCTTTGCCGCAGACCCGTCGACCGAGGCGGTGCAGGAAGGCGAATACGTGGTGCAGCTGTCGCGCACCGGCTCGCTGGTCAAGGTGCCGTCGGGCAAGTCGCTGCTCGATGCGCTGCTCGACTCCGGTGTGGAGGTCGAGTACAGCTGCCGCGAAGGCGTGTGCGGCTCGTGCGAGACCGCCGTGCTGGAAGGCTGCCCGGACCACCGCGACAGCGTGCTGAGCAACAGCGAGCGCGCCAGCAACAAGACCATGATGGTATGCGTGTCGGGGTGCAAGGGCAGCAAGCTGGTGCTGGACTTGTAA
- a CDS encoding MFS transporter has protein sequence MAATAGIVTTADSAGQSAATTRSGPVTRGNIVARIERMPGNAMHIRARLLIGLATFFDGFDVIAIAATLPLLIAQWSLTPVQIGVLIAAPSVGQLVGALLFPGLAERFGRLRSIGWSAGIIGLMSIACGLAPSFEIFLLLRIVQGLGLGGELPVAATYINEVTRAHGRGRFVLLYEVVFPIGLMVSNGVGAWLVPHYGWEVMYFIGGVPLVLFFILKRVIPESPRWLAEKGRLEEADAALRAFEACAKGPLPPPQNAGAYERMTQHPRRRVRDLVGKAYLGRTMAVWMLWATCGFIQYGLSTWLPTVYKTVYDAPLQLALNLAAGASVLGVIGSLVCAMIVDKVGRKPVINVSFLLCALSLVLAGVFHASSVYVVATFCALAMGFLASGFITAYVYTPELYPTSVRAMGCGLGGAWLKLAAIFAPALIASTIGGGNLNVAFFALAVVPALAAITVHFLGIETKGQVLEELEV, from the coding sequence GTGGCCGCCACCGCAGGTATCGTGACGACGGCCGACAGCGCCGGCCAGAGCGCCGCCACCACGCGCAGCGGCCCCGTCACGCGCGGCAATATCGTCGCCCGCATCGAACGCATGCCGGGCAACGCCATGCATATCCGCGCCCGGCTGCTGATCGGCCTGGCCACCTTCTTCGATGGCTTCGACGTCATCGCCATTGCCGCCACGCTGCCGCTGCTGATCGCGCAGTGGTCGCTGACGCCGGTGCAGATCGGTGTCCTGATCGCGGCGCCGTCGGTCGGCCAGCTGGTCGGGGCGCTGCTGTTCCCGGGGCTGGCCGAGCGCTTCGGCCGGCTGCGCTCGATCGGCTGGAGCGCGGGCATCATCGGCCTGATGAGCATTGCCTGCGGCCTGGCGCCGTCGTTCGAGATCTTCCTGCTGCTGCGCATCGTGCAGGGCCTGGGCCTCGGCGGCGAGTTGCCGGTCGCCGCCACCTATATCAACGAAGTCACGCGCGCGCACGGCCGCGGGCGCTTCGTGCTGCTGTACGAGGTGGTGTTCCCGATCGGCCTGATGGTGTCCAACGGCGTCGGTGCCTGGCTGGTGCCGCACTACGGCTGGGAGGTGATGTACTTCATCGGCGGCGTGCCGCTGGTGCTGTTCTTCATCCTGAAGCGCGTGATCCCCGAATCGCCGCGCTGGCTGGCCGAGAAGGGCCGCCTGGAAGAGGCCGACGCCGCGCTGCGTGCGTTCGAGGCGTGCGCGAAGGGCCCGCTGCCGCCGCCGCAGAATGCCGGCGCCTACGAACGCATGACCCAGCACCCGCGCCGGCGCGTGCGCGACCTGGTCGGCAAGGCCTACCTCGGCCGCACGATGGCGGTGTGGATGCTGTGGGCCACCTGCGGCTTTATCCAGTACGGGCTGTCGACCTGGCTGCCGACGGTCTACAAGACCGTCTACGATGCGCCGCTGCAGCTGGCGCTGAATCTTGCTGCCGGCGCGTCAGTGCTTGGCGTGATCGGCTCGCTGGTATGCGCGATGATCGTCGACAAGGTCGGGCGCAAGCCGGTGATCAATGTGTCGTTCCTCCTGTGCGCGCTGTCGCTGGTGCTGGCCGGCGTGTTCCACGCTTCGTCGGTCTATGTGGTGGCGACGTTCTGCGCGCTGGCAATGGGGTTCCTGGCCAGCGGCTTCATCACCGCCTATGTCTACACGCCGGAGCTGTACCCGACCAGCGTGCGGGCGATGGGCTGCGGGCTGGGCGGCGCCTGGCTGAAGCTGGCCGCGATCTTCGCGCCGGCGCTGATCGCCAGCACCATCGGCGGGGGCAACCTCAACGTGGCTTTCTTTGCGCTGGCCGTGGTGCCGGCGCTGGCGGCCATCACCGTGCACTTCCTTGGCATTGAAACCAAGGGACAGGTGCTGGAGGAACTGGAGGTCTGA
- a CDS encoding MarR family winged helix-turn-helix transcriptional regulator, giving the protein MPRDAAPAQGQPAPDLTASPWTDLDEAGNGLTVDNFLTTMLSQLVTALRSTVTKPYAEQFGLTVPEWRILALLAHAKELPFSELVTQSTSDKALVSRTLRLLEDRGLVRLTSAGNTPRKKLICAITEAGSTLHDQVMPLARKGQAEVIRMLSPQEREAVYLGLRKLLRAQG; this is encoded by the coding sequence ATGCCCCGTGACGCCGCGCCCGCCCAGGGCCAGCCCGCGCCAGACCTGACCGCCAGCCCCTGGACCGACCTCGACGAGGCCGGCAATGGCCTGACCGTCGATAACTTCCTGACCACCATGCTGAGCCAGCTGGTGACCGCGCTGCGCAGCACGGTCACCAAGCCCTACGCCGAGCAGTTCGGCCTGACCGTGCCGGAGTGGCGCATCCTGGCGCTGCTGGCGCATGCGAAAGAACTGCCCTTCTCCGAGCTGGTCACGCAATCGACCTCGGACAAGGCGCTGGTCAGCCGCACGCTGCGGCTGCTGGAAGACCGCGGGCTGGTACGGCTGACCTCGGCCGGCAACACCCCGCGCAAGAAGCTGATCTGCGCCATCACCGAAGCCGGGTCGACGCTGCACGACCAGGTGATGCCGCTGGCACGCAAGGGGCAGGCGGAAGTGATCCGGATGCTGTCGCCGCAGGAAAGGGAGGCGGTCTACCTGGGGCTGCGCAAGCTGCTGCGGGCGCAGGGATAG
- a CDS encoding Bug family tripartite tricarboxylate transporter substrate binding protein encodes MAALALAAGSAVAAAYPAKTVTMVVAYPPGGDTDAMARLYADKLSARLKQPVIVENRPGAGGVVGASFVSRAPADGYTLLYTPNPFTLAPMVLKLAPAASYDPLHGFTPVIQTAVQAVLLVANPAAGVKTVPEMIAAARAGKTFTYGSPGAGSPMHVAGEMLNRAAGVKIQHVPYKGVAPAVNDVVAGHVSFAYVTLGPVAQYINTGRLIPLAITDAKRSPLLPNVPTLAELGYKDVVVGAWHGVMAPRGTPPEVVKVLNQQLNEVIRLPDVAEKMATFGAIPVGGAPAALDKVNAGDYERLGKVIRDLGITAE; translated from the coding sequence ATGGCCGCGCTCGCGCTTGCCGCGGGCAGCGCGGTGGCCGCGGCTTATCCGGCAAAGACCGTGACCATGGTCGTGGCCTATCCGCCCGGCGGCGATACCGACGCCATGGCGCGGCTGTATGCCGACAAGCTGTCCGCGCGCCTGAAGCAGCCGGTGATTGTCGAGAACCGTCCCGGCGCCGGCGGCGTGGTCGGCGCCAGCTTTGTCAGCCGCGCGCCCGCCGATGGCTACACGCTGCTCTACACGCCGAACCCGTTCACGCTCGCGCCGATGGTGCTCAAGCTCGCCCCGGCCGCCAGCTACGACCCGCTGCACGGCTTCACGCCAGTGATCCAGACCGCCGTGCAGGCGGTGCTGCTGGTGGCCAACCCGGCCGCGGGCGTCAAGACCGTGCCGGAGATGATCGCGGCGGCGAGGGCGGGCAAGACCTTTACCTACGGCAGCCCGGGTGCCGGGTCGCCGATGCACGTCGCCGGCGAGATGCTGAACCGCGCCGCCGGCGTGAAGATCCAGCACGTGCCGTACAAGGGCGTGGCGCCGGCGGTCAACGACGTGGTGGCGGGGCATGTGAGCTTCGCCTACGTCACGCTGGGTCCGGTGGCCCAGTACATCAACACCGGCCGGCTGATCCCGCTGGCGATCACGGACGCGAAGCGCTCGCCGCTGCTGCCCAACGTCCCCACGCTGGCCGAGCTCGGCTACAAGGACGTGGTGGTCGGTGCCTGGCATGGCGTGATGGCGCCCAGGGGCACGCCGCCGGAAGTGGTCAAGGTGCTGAACCAGCAGCTCAACGAAGTCATCCGCCTGCCCGACGTGGCCGAGAAGATGGCCACCTTCGGCGCCATCCCGGTGGGCGGCGCGCCGGCCGCGCTCGACAAGGTCAACGCGGGCGACTACGAGCGCCTGGGCAAGGTGATCCGGGATCTCGGCATCACCGCGGAGTGA
- a CDS encoding xanthine dehydrogenase family protein molybdopterin-binding subunit, whose translation MSKAIVGTSTPQVTAREKVMGRAQYAGDIKLPGMLHAKVLRSPHPHARIVGIDTSAARALPGVKLVVTGHDVPARNWGPHRKEQRILACGVVRHVGEEVAAVVAVSDEVARDALDLIRVEYEPLPALLTPAAALAEGAPELHAGTRNIGHEMRIERGDVEAGFAGAAAVYEATYDMHSQYPGYLEPMASVAAQDGNGRLTLWASTQSVFLARMRLAEALDRPVSTIRVVQATTGGGFGAKIVEENNSLICAFLASRLDRPVRLVNNRLEDFQGARASVPMTVWLRMGLSADGMIVAKDVRITAECGAYSGLAGDVMHVTAMRSDNMHCLQNVRSHAVLAYTNNPPRGAFRGFGGQQMLFPLNCHLTVLAGMLGIDPIEVHKRNAIPAGATSVHGWKISSTGMVECLEMTRKAIGWDQKRAASNSAARGTVTRRRGVGIAAAMHVSGNRTLGNWDGSTILLKLNEDGRVMLQTSECDMGQGANTMLSQICAQELGIPLSHVTVMVPDTDTAPFCLGSLASRVTIIAGNAALRAAREARQKLLALAAEKLGADPEQLVIADGRISVPGQPDKSATLAEIARLHIFRHGGEGIHVRATYDAPTVMHDDNYYGNVAPSHSFAAQAVEVEVDTCTGQVTVIDSFVADDCGKAINPLAVHGQTHGATVQAIGWTLYENLHYEEGRLMNGNFADYTMPTADAVPMLRTDVVESNDPNGPYGAKGASETAILPGAAAIANAVFDAVGVRIQSLPITPEKVLAGLRALQQEEADHA comes from the coding sequence ATGAGCAAGGCCATCGTGGGAACGTCCACGCCGCAGGTGACCGCGCGGGAAAAGGTCATGGGGCGCGCGCAGTATGCCGGCGACATCAAGCTGCCCGGCATGCTGCACGCCAAGGTGCTGCGCAGCCCGCACCCGCATGCGCGCATCGTCGGCATCGACACGTCGGCGGCGCGCGCATTGCCCGGCGTGAAGCTGGTGGTGACCGGGCACGACGTGCCCGCCCGCAACTGGGGTCCGCACCGCAAGGAGCAGCGCATCCTGGCCTGCGGCGTGGTGCGCCACGTGGGCGAGGAAGTGGCGGCCGTGGTGGCCGTCAGCGACGAGGTGGCGCGCGATGCGCTGGACCTGATCCGCGTCGAGTATGAACCGCTGCCGGCATTGCTGACGCCGGCGGCGGCGCTGGCCGAGGGCGCACCGGAGCTGCACGCCGGTACGCGCAATATCGGCCACGAGATGCGGATCGAGCGTGGCGACGTGGAAGCGGGCTTCGCCGGGGCCGCCGCTGTGTATGAAGCCACCTACGACATGCACTCGCAGTACCCGGGCTACCTTGAGCCGATGGCCTCGGTCGCGGCGCAGGACGGCAACGGCCGCCTGACACTGTGGGCCTCGACCCAGTCGGTGTTCCTGGCGCGCATGCGGTTGGCCGAGGCGCTGGACCGGCCGGTGTCGACCATCCGCGTGGTGCAGGCCACCACCGGCGGCGGCTTCGGCGCCAAGATCGTCGAGGAGAACAACAGCCTGATCTGTGCGTTCCTGGCCAGCAGGCTGGACCGTCCGGTGCGCCTCGTCAACAACCGGCTGGAAGACTTCCAGGGCGCGCGCGCCAGCGTGCCGATGACGGTGTGGTTGCGCATGGGCCTGTCCGCGGACGGCATGATCGTCGCCAAGGATGTGCGCATCACGGCCGAGTGCGGCGCATATTCCGGCTTGGCCGGCGACGTGATGCACGTCACCGCCATGCGCAGCGACAACATGCATTGCCTGCAGAACGTGCGCTCGCACGCAGTGCTGGCCTATACCAACAACCCGCCGCGCGGCGCCTTCCGCGGCTTTGGCGGGCAGCAGATGCTGTTCCCGCTGAACTGCCACCTGACGGTGCTGGCCGGCATGCTCGGCATCGACCCGATAGAAGTCCACAAGCGCAACGCGATTCCCGCCGGCGCCACCAGTGTGCACGGCTGGAAGATCAGCAGCACCGGCATGGTCGAGTGCCTGGAGATGACGCGCAAGGCGATCGGCTGGGACCAGAAGCGCGCCGCCTCGAATTCCGCTGCGCGCGGCACCGTCACGCGCCGGCGCGGCGTTGGCATCGCGGCGGCGATGCATGTCAGCGGCAACCGCACGCTGGGCAACTGGGACGGCTCGACCATCCTGCTCAAGCTCAACGAAGACGGCCGCGTGATGCTGCAGACCAGCGAATGCGACATGGGGCAGGGCGCCAACACCATGCTCAGCCAGATCTGCGCGCAGGAGCTGGGCATCCCGCTGTCGCACGTGACCGTGATGGTGCCCGACACCGACACCGCGCCGTTCTGCCTGGGCTCGCTGGCGTCGCGCGTGACCATCATCGCCGGCAATGCGGCGTTGCGCGCCGCGCGCGAGGCGCGGCAGAAACTGCTGGCGCTGGCGGCGGAGAAGCTCGGCGCCGATCCTGAACAGCTTGTGATCGCCGATGGCCGCATCAGTGTGCCGGGACAGCCGGACAAATCCGCCACGCTGGCCGAGATCGCGCGGCTGCATATCTTCCGCCACGGCGGCGAAGGCATCCATGTGCGCGCCACCTACGACGCGCCCACCGTGATGCACGACGACAACTACTACGGCAACGTCGCGCCGTCGCACTCGTTCGCGGCGCAGGCGGTCGAGGTGGAAGTCGACACCTGCACCGGCCAGGTCACCGTGATCGACAGCTTTGTCGCCGACGACTGCGGCAAGGCCATCAACCCGCTCGCGGTGCACGGCCAGACCCACGGCGCCACGGTGCAGGCGATCGGCTGGACGCTGTACGAGAACCTGCACTACGAGGAAGGCCGCCTGATGAACGGCAACTTTGCCGACTACACCATGCCTACCGCCGACGCGGTGCCGATGCTGCGCACCGACGTGGTCGAGTCGAACGATCCCAACGGGCCCTACGGTGCCAAGGGGGCGAGCGAGACCGCGATCCTGCCGGGCGCGGCGGCGATCGCCAATGCCGTGTTCGATGCCGTGGGGGTGCGCATCCAGTCGCTGCCGATCACGCCCGAAAAGGTGCTGGCCGGCCTGCGTGCGCTGCAGCAAGAGGAGGCGGACCATGCGTGA
- a CDS encoding FAD binding domain-containing protein yields MRDFEFLEPATVAEASRMLADLGDSCRVFAGGTALMLGMRQRMLTPGHLVSLGRLDPLRGITFDAREGLRIGALTRHAEVARSPLVQAHYPMLASMAARVANPQVRNQGTLGGNLCYADPATDPPGCLMALQAQVVVSGRGGERVIPIEDFLVDYYVTALAPDEVLTQIRVPAPGAGADGRYARFLRTAAEHRPLASVALAVRREGAFCVEARLAVGASTPIPARLRRAEALLAGKTVTAELAAEAAAIVATDINAVSDMRGSGTYRREMVRVVARRTIAELFGVASE; encoded by the coding sequence ATGCGTGATTTCGAATTCCTGGAACCGGCCACGGTGGCCGAGGCCAGCCGCATGCTGGCCGACCTGGGCGACAGCTGCCGCGTCTTTGCCGGCGGCACCGCGCTGATGCTCGGCATGCGCCAGCGCATGCTGACGCCGGGCCACCTGGTCTCGCTGGGGCGGCTGGATCCGCTGCGCGGCATCACGTTCGATGCGCGCGAGGGCCTGCGCATCGGCGCGCTGACGCGGCATGCCGAGGTGGCCCGTTCGCCGCTGGTGCAGGCGCACTACCCGATGCTGGCCAGCATGGCCGCGCGCGTGGCCAACCCGCAGGTGCGCAACCAGGGCACCCTCGGCGGCAACCTCTGCTACGCCGATCCGGCCACCGATCCGCCCGGCTGCCTGATGGCGCTGCAGGCGCAGGTCGTGGTCAGCGGCCGCGGCGGCGAGCGCGTGATCCCCATTGAAGATTTCCTGGTCGATTACTACGTGACCGCACTGGCGCCCGACGAGGTGCTCACGCAGATCCGCGTGCCCGCGCCGGGCGCGGGCGCCGACGGCCGCTACGCGCGCTTCCTGCGCACCGCCGCCGAGCACCGGCCGCTGGCCAGCGTGGCGCTGGCGGTGCGCCGCGAAGGCGCGTTCTGCGTGGAGGCCCGGCTGGCAGTGGGCGCATCGACGCCGATCCCGGCGCGCCTGCGCCGCGCCGAAGCGCTGCTCGCGGGCAAGACCGTGACGGCTGAACTGGCCGCCGAGGCGGCCGCCATCGTCGCCACGGATATCAACGCGGTCTCGGACATGCGCGGCTCGGGCACGTACCGCCGCGAGATGGTGCGCGTGGTCGCGCGCCGCACCATAGCCGAGCTGTTCGGCGTGGCTTCGGAGTAA
- a CDS encoding (2Fe-2S)-binding protein: protein MNKVSIELTVNGEEHQVEVPARRLLSDLLRDDLNLTGTKRGCETGICGACSVLVDGEVIKSCLMLAVQARGRHVMTVEGLAADGQLHPLQQCFMDNGGLQCGYCTPGFLMASCALLANHPNPTEDEVRHGLNGNLCRCTGYVGIVESVLSAAEKMRGN from the coding sequence ATGAACAAAGTCAGCATCGAACTCACCGTCAACGGTGAAGAACACCAGGTGGAAGTGCCGGCCCGGCGCCTGCTCTCCGACCTGCTGCGCGACGACCTCAACCTGACCGGCACCAAGCGCGGCTGCGAGACCGGCATCTGCGGCGCCTGCTCCGTGCTGGTTGACGGCGAGGTGATCAAGTCCTGCCTGATGCTTGCCGTGCAGGCGCGCGGGCGCCATGTGATGACGGTCGAAGGGCTGGCCGCCGATGGCCAGCTGCATCCGCTGCAGCAGTGCTTCATGGACAACGGCGGGCTGCAGTGCGGCTATTGCACGCCCGGCTTCCTGATGGCGTCGTGCGCGCTGCTTGCCAACCATCCCAACCCGACGGAAGACGAGGTCCGCCACGGCCTGAACGGCAACCTGTGCCGCTGCACCGGCTATGTGGGCATCGTCGAATCCGTGCTGTCCGCCGCGGAGAAAATGCGTGGAAATTGA
- a CDS encoding CoxG family protein, with amino-acid sequence MEIEKTLVTAAPPARVWELLLDPNVMGACVPGMESIEVLSDVEYIAHMAVKIAFINARFRLHTKIVETRAPHYLRTEGTGEDASVASSLRQSSEIFLTEGDDGSTQLRIRVQVDVLGRLGTFGLSVMKTKADRMWDEFGANLLARLSPQGQAQSLPQAQLQAVAKPQPSAPVRMQPAAAPAANGHAVLPPPAPPGLFARLLGRGDAARGPLSDICVELRRRDETIVVRWPAAQGEQCAAWLRGYLG; translated from the coding sequence GTGGAAATTGAAAAGACCCTTGTCACCGCGGCGCCGCCGGCGCGCGTGTGGGAACTGCTGCTCGACCCCAACGTGATGGGCGCCTGCGTGCCCGGCATGGAATCGATCGAAGTGCTGAGCGATGTCGAGTACATCGCGCACATGGCGGTGAAGATCGCCTTCATCAACGCGCGCTTCCGGCTGCATACGAAGATCGTCGAGACCCGTGCGCCGCATTACCTGCGCACCGAGGGCACCGGCGAGGACGCGTCGGTGGCGAGTTCGCTGCGCCAGTCGAGCGAGATCTTCCTGACCGAAGGGGACGATGGCTCGACACAGCTGCGTATCAGGGTGCAGGTGGATGTGCTGGGACGGCTCGGCACCTTCGGGCTGAGCGTGATGAAGACCAAGGCGGACCGGATGTGGGATGAGTTCGGCGCCAACCTGCTGGCGCGGCTGTCGCCGCAGGGGCAAGCGCAATCACTACCGCAAGCACAACTGCAAGCGGTAGCCAAGCCGCAGCCATCCGCGCCCGTGCGCATGCAACCCGCCGCCGCGCCTGCCGCCAACGGCCACGCGGTGCTGCCGCCGCCGGCTCCGCCGGGCCTGTTCGCGCGGCTGCTCGGGCGTGGCGATGCCGCGCGCGGACCGCTGAGCGACATCTGCGTCGAATTGCGCCGGCGCGACGAGACCATCGTGGTGCGCTGGCCGGCGGCGCAGGGGGAGCAGTGTGCGGCTTGGTTGCGGGGGTATTTGGGGTGA
- a CDS encoding IclR family transcriptional regulator, producing MTTDTPPEDDKDSGQDKYIVPGLERGLRLLGEFSSRERTLSAADLARRLKVPRSTVFRLLATLEMMGFVERTDGGREFRLGMAVLRLGFDYLASLELTELGRPLLDRLRDDIHYPCNLVVRDGRSIVYVAKSVAARPFASTVNVGTRLPAHATVLGRVLLEDLTLEELRALYPEDQLEVFSESTPRTVQELYEMVQRDRERGYVLHEGFFEASISTIAAPVRDRTGKVVAALGATIPAARIEPDQLDGMVEKVRQAAAELSRLLDYRPVMPKPFA from the coding sequence ATGACCACCGATACGCCGCCAGAGGACGACAAGGACAGCGGCCAGGATAAATACATTGTGCCCGGCCTAGAGCGCGGGCTGCGGCTGCTGGGCGAGTTCAGCAGCCGCGAGCGCACCCTGTCCGCCGCCGACCTGGCGCGCCGCCTCAAGGTGCCGCGCTCGACGGTGTTCCGGCTGCTGGCCACCCTTGAAATGATGGGCTTTGTCGAGCGCACCGATGGCGGGCGCGAATTCCGCCTGGGCATGGCGGTGCTGCGGCTGGGCTTTGACTACCTGGCGTCGCTGGAGCTGACCGAGCTGGGCCGGCCGCTGCTCGACCGGCTGCGCGACGACATCCATTACCCTTGCAACCTGGTGGTGCGCGACGGGCGCTCGATCGTCTACGTGGCCAAGTCGGTGGCGGCGCGGCCGTTCGCCAGCACGGTCAACGTGGGCACGCGGCTGCCGGCGCACGCCACCGTGCTGGGCCGGGTGCTGCTGGAAGACCTGACGCTGGAAGAACTGCGCGCGCTATATCCGGAAGACCAGCTCGAAGTGTTTTCCGAGAGCACCCCGCGCACGGTCCAGGAGCTGTACGAAATGGTCCAGCGCGACCGGGAGCGCGGCTACGTGCTGCATGAGGGCTTCTTCGAGGCCAGCATCTCCACCATCGCGGCGCCGGTGCGCGACCGCACCGGCAAGGTGGTGGCGGCGCTCGGTGCAACCATCCCCGCCGCGCGCATCGAACCCGACCAGCTGGACGGCATGGTCGAGAAAGTCCGGCAGGCGGCGGCCGAACTGTCGCGCCTGCTCGACTACCGTCCGGTCATGCCGAAACCGTTTGCATAG
- a CDS encoding IclR family transcriptional regulator, with protein sequence MPKSRPPADPDLDASADTEDAREAQLVSPVIRGLRLLRYIAEGGSTANLSEVGRRIDVNRVTVMRLLDTLEHEGMVERLPHGGHQVGFNFLKLASRVLASNDLTSLATRVLATLSGSLQLSAYLVVRDGGDALYLLRHMPAATLVSNIQVGSRVPAHLTTPGRMLIAGLAPEALKELLGPDPLPTVTGQSPATHARLADILAADRERDCAWSFSAYEAGIDSCAAPVRGADGEVVAALSVAGPQQRFEQDPALRERVEKEVKAAARDLSALLGHRPERQR encoded by the coding sequence ATGCCCAAGTCCCGCCCGCCTGCAGATCCCGACCTCGACGCCAGCGCCGACACCGAAGACGCCCGCGAAGCCCAACTGGTATCGCCGGTGATACGCGGCCTGCGCCTGCTGCGCTATATCGCCGAAGGCGGCTCCACCGCCAACCTGAGCGAGGTCGGCCGCCGCATCGACGTGAACCGCGTTACCGTGATGCGGCTGCTGGATACGCTGGAGCACGAAGGCATGGTGGAACGCCTGCCGCATGGCGGCCACCAGGTCGGCTTCAATTTCCTGAAGCTCGCGTCGCGCGTGCTGGCATCGAACGATCTGACCAGCCTGGCCACGCGCGTGCTGGCCACGCTGAGCGGCTCGCTGCAGCTGTCCGCGTACCTGGTGGTGCGCGACGGCGGCGACGCCCTCTACCTGCTGCGCCATATGCCGGCTGCGACGCTGGTCAGCAATATCCAGGTGGGCAGCCGCGTGCCGGCGCACCTGACGACGCCCGGCCGGATGCTGATCGCCGGCCTGGCGCCGGAGGCGCTGAAGGAATTGCTGGGCCCGGACCCGCTGCCGACCGTGACCGGCCAGAGCCCGGCCACCCACGCCCGGCTGGCCGATATCCTGGCCGCCGACCGCGAGCGCGACTGCGCGTGGAGCTTTTCGGCCTACGAAGCGGGGATCGATTCCTGCGCGGCGCCGGTGCGCGGCGCCGATGGCGAAGTCGTCGCCGCGCTCAGCGTGGCGGGACCGCAGCAGCGCTTCGAGCAGGACCCCGCGCTGCGCGAACGCGTGGAGAAGGAAGTCAAGGCAGCGGCACGCGACCTGTCGGCGCTGCTGGGCCATCGCCCCGAGCGGCAGCGCTGA